A DNA window from Candidatus Hydrogenedentota bacterium contains the following coding sequences:
- a CDS encoding nitronate monooxygenase family protein encodes MEIPKLQIGTITADVPIVQGGMGVKVSLSSLAAAVANEGGIGTIASVGIGDIRTTREDYEAVSGEAIAEEIRKAKSATNGHIAVNVMSVLSNAETLIRSCVKEGIKMIVVGAGLPLKLPAMVEDTTVNLVPIVSSGRAATLILRTWQKRYGRTAQAVVLEGPLAGGHLGFSEEELAHAEDFSLERLVPEVIEALKPFEDAFGVKIPVIAAGGIYTGADIARMLSLGAAGVQMATRFVCTKECGVSDAFKQAYLDATEDDIVIIKSPVGIPGRAIRNRFLERLDSGEPIPINCPYKCLSTCKIYDSRYCIAYALLNAYDGDMEGGLVFAGQNVSRVHEILTVKELMASLLDELRGA; translated from the coding sequence GTGGAAATCCCAAAACTTCAGATAGGTACCATCACGGCCGACGTGCCCATCGTTCAGGGGGGCATGGGGGTCAAGGTGTCGTTGTCGTCGCTGGCGGCCGCCGTCGCCAACGAGGGCGGCATCGGCACCATCGCAAGCGTCGGCATCGGCGACATCCGCACCACCCGCGAGGACTACGAGGCCGTCAGCGGCGAAGCCATCGCCGAGGAAATCCGTAAAGCCAAGAGCGCCACCAACGGCCACATCGCGGTCAACGTCATGAGCGTGTTGAGCAACGCGGAAACCCTGATACGCTCCTGCGTGAAGGAAGGCATCAAGATGATCGTGGTGGGGGCCGGGTTGCCGCTCAAGCTGCCCGCCATGGTCGAGGACACCACCGTCAACCTCGTGCCGATCGTCAGTTCGGGCCGCGCCGCGACGCTGATCCTGCGCACCTGGCAAAAGCGGTATGGCCGCACCGCCCAGGCGGTCGTGCTCGAGGGCCCGCTTGCCGGCGGACATCTCGGATTCTCGGAGGAAGAACTCGCCCACGCCGAGGATTTCTCCCTCGAACGGCTCGTGCCTGAAGTCATCGAAGCCCTCAAGCCGTTCGAGGACGCGTTTGGAGTGAAAATCCCGGTCATTGCCGCGGGAGGCATTTACACGGGCGCGGATATCGCCCGGATGCTTTCGCTGGGGGCGGCGGGCGTCCAGATGGCGACACGCTTCGTCTGCACGAAGGAGTGCGGCGTGTCCGATGCGTTCAAGCAGGCCTATCTGGATGCGACGGAAGACGACATCGTCATCATCAAGAGTCCGGTGGGTATTCCGGGGCGCGCGATCAGGAACCGGTTTCTCGAGCGCTTGGATAGCGGCGAACCCATCCCGATCAACTGCCCCTACAAATGCCTGAGCACCTGCAAGATCTACGACTCGCGGTATTGCATCGCATACGCGCTTCTCAATGCCTACGACGGGGATATGGAGGGCGGGCTGGTGTTCGCGGGACAGAACGTGTCCCGCGTGCACGAGATCCTCACCGTCAAGGAACTCATGGCCAGCTTGCTGGACGAGCTGCGCGGCGCCTGA